A single window of Aspergillus flavus chromosome 4, complete sequence DNA harbors:
- a CDS encoding phosphatidylserine decarboxylase-domain-containing protein, which translates to MVRLPLPQRLSTHLTSRSNTPTPGQSRSTSPMRIPDAKPLVLKVVVLRGRCLAAKDRNGTSDPYLVVTLGDARQSTPMIPKTLNPEWNVTFEMPIVGVPLLECICWDHDRFGKDYMGEFDIPLEEIFAEGQIHQQADEAHKPKWYTLTSKRKSGKKKDNDISGEILLQFSVVDTANPTAPPSETYQKFKTLIGCGEEDDDYPQIPATISDEAERDEDISDEVDDLGRPDVNEKRRRRLRLARLRRKSLAARAYQFSGAGNGVQGIVFMEIVKVTDLPPERNVTRTSFDMDPFVVTSLGRKTLRTPVVRHNLNPIYHEKMVFQVMKHEQSYTISFTVMDRDKFSGNDFVASASFPLQTLIQSAPESDPETGLYKFLDPMLDPTGSTESLSNNKAGIKIGVSPSPSTSSLSKLSRPGLVRSRSSTASLSNQAAQEQSTLPPPSAPKSIPTSVPSSLPEEGSSSYLSTTPTSVQNEGSVIAPLEGEGLETYRIPLLMKHKERWEDKHSPELFIKAKYMPYRALRQQFWRLMLKQYDADDSGRIDKVELTTMLDTLGSTLKESTIDSFFERFSAENEASETMDLTFDQAVICLEDTLQALQKDSRTAGRRLTPTPSTGSQDSEEPSSDDNDLTLESSTGMPVNADPQRTAIPTLSSEEQPITNEEDLQPDDLGDERGEEHVIELRECPLCHQPRLAKRSDADIITHIATCASRDWRQVDNLVMGGFVTSSQAQRKWYSKVITKISYGGYKLGANSANILVQDRITGQINEERMSVYVRLGIRLLYKGLKSREMEKKRSMLTPIHYREFWIKLTILAVRKILKSLSIKQGKKYDDPASASQIQDFISFHQLDLSEVLLPLEKFKTFNEFFYRELKPGARPCSAPDEPRIVVSPADCRSVVFDRLDEATSVWVKGREFSIERLLGDAYPEDVHRYKNGGLGVFRLAPQDYHRFHIPVDGVMGTPKTIEGEYYTVNPMAIRSALDVYGENVRVLVPIDSVAHGRVMVVCVGAMMVGSTVITRQAGEKVTRGEELGYFKFGGSTLLLLFEDGMVNFDSDLVDNSKGPLETLIRVGMSVGHHPDVPQYEPDLPKKAENVTVEEMQAAKRRIEGSLAPPTDASEFA; encoded by the exons ATGGTGCGGTTACCGTTGCCACAACGGCTCAGTACTCATTTAACTTCACGGAGTAATACTCCTACTCCCGGACAAAGCAGAAGTACCAGTCCCATGAGGATACCAGACGCCAAGCCGCTGGTCCTGAAGGTGGTTGTGTTACGG GGGAGATGTCTTGCAGCCAAAGATCGAAACGGGACGAGCGATCCG TACTTAGTTGTCACACTTGGAGATGCGCGACAATCGACACCAATGATTCCGAAGACCCTGAACCCAGAATGGAACGTGACCTTTGAAATGCCGATCGTCGGTGTGCCATTACTCGAGTGTATCTGTTGGGATCACGATCGGTTCGGGAAAGATTATATGGGCGAGTTCGACATTCCTCTGGAAGAAATATTCGCCGAGGGCCAGATACATCAGCAG GCTGATGAGGCGCACAAGCCTAAATGGTATACCCTTACGTCGAAACGCAAAtcgggaaagaagaaggacaaCGACATCTCAGGGGAGATTCTACTTCAATTTTCAGTTGTCGATACTGCAAATCCAACAGCCCCTCCGAGCGAGACCTACCAGAAGTTCAAGACGCTGATCGGCTGtggggaggaagacgatgattaTCCGCAGATCCCGGCGACCATATCGGACGAAGCCGAAAGAGATGAAGACATATCTGATGAGGTTGATGACTTGGGAAGACCCGATGTTAACGAGAAGCGCCGGAGAAGGTTACGTCTCGCGCGACTCCGGCGGAAGTCGCTGGCAGCGAGGGCGTATCAGTTCTCTGGTGCGGGCAATGGGGTACAAGGCATCGTGTTCATGGAGATTGTCAAGGTGACCGATCTCCCACCGGAACGCAATG TGACGCGAACTTCCTTTGATATGGACCCGTTCGTTGTGACCTCACTAGGAAGAAAGACACTTCGGACTCCGGTTGTGCGCCATAATCTCAATCCAATATATCACGAGAAAATGGTCTTCCAAGTTATGAAGCATGAGCAGTCTTATACCATCAGTTTTACAGTCATGGACCGAGACAAGTTCTCCGGGAACGACTTCGTTGCCTCGGCTAGTTTCCCACTTCAAACATTGATCCAGTCTGCTCCCGAGTCAGACCCGGAGACCGGGCTCTATAAGTTCTTGGACCCCATGCTTGATCCTACAGGGTCTACCGAGTCTCTCTCCAACAATAAGGCCGGGATCAAGATCGGGGTTAGCCCATCCCCATCGACTAGCAGCCTATCAAAATTGTCAAGACCAGGCTTGGTGCGGTCGAGAAGCTCTACAGCTTCCTTGTCGAACCAAGCCGCGCAGGAGCAGTCGACACTACCCCCACCATCAGCCCCGAAATCGATCCCGACATCAGTTCCTTCATCACTCCCAGAGGAGGGTAGCAGTAGCTATTTGTCAACAACGCCGACATCAGTTCAGAACGAGGGCAGCGTGATTGCTCCTCTTGAAGGAGAGGGTCTGGAAACATATCGGATCCCGCTGCTGATGAAGCACAAAGAAAGATGGGAGGACAAGCATTCTCCAGAGCTATTCATCAAGGCCAAATACATGCCCTACCGTGCACTCCGGCAGCAGTTTTGGAGACTAATGCTCAAGCAATACGACGCTGACGACAGCGGCCGCATTGACAAAGTCGAGCTAACTACGATGCTTGATACCCTTGGTTCCACATTGAAGGAATCAACCATTGACAGCTTCTTCGAGCGATTCAGTGCGGAGAATGAGGCCAGCGAGACGATGGATTTGACTTTCGATCAAGCTGTAATCTGCTTGGAAGATACCCTGCAGGCACTGCAGAAAGATTCTAGGACAGCCGGCAGGAGACTCACTCCAACACCATCCACAGGCAGTCAAGACAGCGAGGAGCCATCCAGCGACGACAATGATCTCACCCTCGAATCAAGCACAGGCATGCCCGTCAACGCTGACCCTCAGAGAACAGCCATACCTACACTATCCAGTGAAGAGCAGCCAATCACGAATGAGGAAGACCTTCAGCCTGATGACTTGGGTGATGAACGTGGCGAAGAGCATGTCATTGAACTTCGCGAATGTCCCCTTTGTCATCAACCACGGCTCGCAAAACGCTCAGATGCCGATATCATCACACACATCGCTACTTGTGCTAGTCGAGACTGGAGACAAGTCGACAACCTCGTGATGGGTGGCTTCGTGACCTCAAGTCAAGCGCAGCGCAAATGGTACTCTAAAGTGATTACGAAAATCTCATATGGAGGCTACAAGCTAGGTGCCAACTCCGCGAATATTCTTGTTCAAGATCGAATTACGGGACAAATCAATGAGGAGCGGATGAGCGTCTATGTTCGTCTTGGTATCCGGTTGCTGTATAAGGGGCTGAAGAGCCgagagatggagaaaaagagaagtatGCTCACTCCAATTCACTATCGGGAGTTTTGGATTAAGCTAACCATTCTTGCAGTTCGCAAAATTCTCAAGTCGCTAAGTATCAAACAAGGCAAGAAATATGATGACCCCGCTTCCGCAAGTCAAATTCAAGACTTCATCAGCTTCCACCAACTCGACTTGTCCgaggttcttcttcccctAGAGAAGTTTAAGACTTTTAATGAGTTCTTCTATCGCGAACTGAAGCCAGGCGCTCGACCTTGCTCGGCTCCGGACGAACCACGGATTGTTGTGTCCCCAGCTGATTGCCGATCAGTTGTTTTCGACCGTCTTGACGAAGCAACCAGCGTCTGGGTCAAGGGAAGGGAGTTCAGCATTGAGAGACTTCTGGGTGATGCTTACCCAGAGGACGTTCACCGCTACAAGAACGGGGGCTTAGGAGTGTTCCGTCTTGCACCCCAGGATTATCACCGTTTCCATATTCCTGTGGATGGCGTCATGGGAACGCCCAAAACCATCGAAGGTGAATACTACACAGTGAACCCGATGGCTATCCGCTCCGCACTAGATGTCTATGGAGAGAATGTTAGAGTCCTTGTCCCCATCGATTCGGTTGCGCATGGCCGTGTCATGGTGGTCTGTGTTGGAGCAATGATGGTCGGAAGTACAGTAATAACCCGTCAGGCTGGGGAGAAAGTCACTCGTGGTGAAGAACTGGGATACTTCAAATTCGGTGGAAGTACCCTTCTACTTCTCTTCGAGGACGGAATGGTGAACTTTGACAGCGACCTGGTAGACAACTCGAAGGGCCCTCTCGAGACTCTG ATTCGAGTGGGAATGTCTGTGGGTCACCATCCTGATGTTCCTCAATATGAACCTGACCTGCCGAAGAAGGCAGAAAACGTCACTGTAGAGGAGATGCAGGCTGCCAAGCGCCGAATCGAAGGAAGCTTGGCTCCACCAACCGATGCGTCTGAGTTTGCATGA
- a CDS encoding Mis12-Mtw1 family protein produces MTVTVLETPRIKTKRRAPLKSIDMATSQAQARPASSAAPGRKGTRSSARLSLSSVEKSEEKTASSKRKQDVFDEEDEGFQFTRIKTKKSKPTVESIPEIPQPEAPAPNPSPRRGRPPKKRPVEKLESAVASKKSSESSTRQTRATAKPTLPEPETQPASAPRTTRTTRRQDNGETAPVEKKRRKGRPSKSHDDQRNGFVSPEPQQAGTSKITLPMADTPVIQRNKELRGAAKSGKGNRRSSLGMRGRRASSLIDSGASNALPHDQVDTAEFYKHIASDLPEPRRMRQLLIWCATRAMSDKRGRSEDASARLAARVIQEELLKDFSTNSQLSNWFEREDVNPPAVVVKKPNPKNIQNADKIKELEEQIQRLQRERHALNALLRPPSIPQIKPSKQQDTAPEGQQEPPQSDSEEKPRTESEPIDLSLLDPSQQRIYESIDPNSAKQKSDTETQAASSSELSLPPITPSAISARLSRLTHSLAPTLDSLAAGIHDIELYRTMSDTVSSRVLRICAERLEERDAGNAMRRLAAEEGEGESKDLTLRPRPREDLGLILGALSRLER; encoded by the exons ATGACCGTCACGGTTCTGGAAACTCCTAGGATTAAGACGAAGCGTCGCGCACCTCTGAAGTCTATTGATATGGCAACGTCCCAGGCGCAGGCGCGTCCTGCGTCTTCTGCCGCGCCTGGCAGAAAGGGGACAAGGTCGAGTGCGCGATTGAGTTTGAGCAGCGTGGAGAAGAGTGAGGAGAAAACAGCGTCTAGCAAGAGAAAAC AAGACGTtttcgatgaagaagatgaggggTTCCAATTTACTCGCATTAAGACTAAGAAATCAAAACCGACGGTGGAGTCTATCCCGGAGATCCCTCAACCAGAGGCGCCCGCCCCTAATCCGTCACCGAGGAGGGGCCGGCCGCCCAAGAAGCGCCCGGttgagaagttggagagtGCGGTAGCGTCGAAGAAGTCATCGGAGAGTTCGACCAGGCAGACGAGGGCGACTGCGAAACCTACTTTACCTGAGCCAGAAACACAACCGGCGAGCGCCCCGCGCACAACGCGCACAACACGCAGACAGGATAATGGTGAAACAGCGCCGGTGGAAAAGAAGCGGAGGAAAGGCAGACCGAGTAAATCCCATGATGACCAACGGAATGGATTCGTTTCACCGGAACCGCAACAGGCTGGAACATCGAAGATTACATTACCTATGGCGGACACACCGGTCATACAGCGGAACAAGGAATTGAGGGGTGCAGCGAAGTCAGGGAAAGGAAACAGACGGAGTAGCTTGGGGATGCGGGGACGAAGGGCCAGCTCGCTAATTGACTCCGGGGCGTCTAATG CCTTGCCTCATGATCAAGTTGACACTGCAGAATTCTACAAACACATTGCAAGTGACTTACCGGaaccgaggaggatgaggcagCTCTTGATCTGGTGCGCGACTCGAGCTATGAGCGATAAACGAGGGCGCTCGGAGGATGCGAGTGCTCGTCTAGCGG CGCGTGTAATCCAGGAGGAATTACTCAAGGACTTCTCTACCAATTCCCAGCTCTCGAATTGGTTCGAGCGAGAAGATGTGAATCCACCGGCTGTCGTGGTTAAGAAGCCGAATCCGAAGAATATTCAAAACGCAGATAAGATTAAGGAATTGGAGGAGCAAATACAAAG GCTACAACGAGAGAGGCACGCTCTCAACGCACTTCTTCGACCACCTTCCATTCCGCAGATCAAACCATCGAAACAGCAGGATACCGCACCGGAGGGCCAACAAGAACCCCCGCAATCCGACTCCGAAGAGAAACCTCGGACAGAGTCTGAACCGATTGACTTATCTCTATTAGACCCTTCACAGCAGAGGATCTACGAATCGATAGACCCCAACTCCGCAAAACAGAAATCAGATACCGAGACTCAGGCGGCGTCATCATCAGAACTCAGCTTACCACCAATAACACCATCGGCTATATCCGCAAGGCTTTCCCGGCTAACCCATAGTCTAGCACCGACCCTCGACTCATTGGCGGCCGGCATCCACGATATCGAACTATACCGAACCATGTCAGACACCGTATCGTCGCGAGTACTGCGCATCTGCGCCGAGCGACTAGAAGAGCGGGATGCAGGAAACGCAATGCGTCGACTTGCAGCAGAGGAGGGCGAGGGCGAGAGCAAGGACCTCACCCTGCGGCCACGACCGAGAGAAGACCTTGGTCTGATTCTCGGAGCATTAAGCCGGCTAGAGAGGTGA